The DNA sequence AATCTTCGGGACCAACAAATTTCGAATTAATCAGTTCTGCAATAGTTCTAAGTTTTTGTGGAGAATGGAATCTCATAAAAAATGTATTTCTTATAAAACAAAATTCGGACTGCTTCTGCAGACCGAATCTATGTATATTGTATTATTATTTTACTCTTTCTAAGTAAGAACCATCTTCAGTACTTACTTTTATTTTGTCTCCTGGCTCTATAAACAGTGGAACCATTACTCTTGCACCAGTTTCTACAATTGCATTTTTAAGAGCATTGGTAGCTGTATTTCCTTTTACTCCCGGATCAGCTTCAATCACATCTAAAAATACAGACTGTGGAAGTTCAGCAGAAAGTGGAGTTTCATCAGCCTCTTTCAGAATGATCGTAACTTCTTCTCCCGCTTTCATAAACTGAGCATTTTCAATCATTTCTTTATTGATATATAATTGAGAAAAATCATCATTGTTCATGAAGTGAAACCCATTTTCATCATCATAAAGATACTGGAACTTTCTTGTGATTACTTTTACTTCGTCTATTTTATGGCCAGCTGAAAAAGTATTATCAATTACTTTCCCATTGGTTACTGATTTTAATTTTGTTCTAACAAAAGCAGGTCCTTTTCCTGGTTTTACGTGTAGAAATTCAATTACTTTGAAAATATCGTTGCTATATTCAATGCAAAGTCCCTTTCTAATATCGTTACTTGTTGCCATTAATTTTTATATCTTTTTATTTTATTAAATTATTCTTTTCCCGTTCCGTATCCTTTTACAATACCTCTTGGAGAGTTTTGGATAAACTGAAGGATTTCATCTCTTTCAGCAGTTGGAAGCATCTCTTTCTCAATATGAGTAATCGCTTGGGAAACATTCATTTTCATTTGGAAAATTGCTCTGTATATCTTTTGGATCTCAAAAATTTTCTCATTGGTAAATCCTCTTCTTCTCAGACCTACTGAATTGATTCCAGCATAAGCCATTGGCTCTCTTGCTACTTTTACGTAAGGTGGAATATCTTTTCTTACCAATGTTCCTCCGGAAATCATAACGTGCTTACCGATTTTACCAAATTGATGAACAGCACTTAATCCTCCCATTACCGTATAATCCCCAATTTCTACGTGACCAGCAATTCCGCATCCATTTACAATAATAACATGATCTCCAATAACGCAGTCGTGAGCAATATGAGATGTAGCCATGATCAGGCAGTTTTTACCAATCTTGGTAAATCCAAGAGCTTTGGTTCCTCTGTTCACTGTTACACACTCTCTGATTGTCGTTTCGTCACCAATAATCACCTGAGTATCCTCACCATCAAACTTTAGATCCTGTGGAATCGCTGAAATTACAGTCCCTGGAAAGATCCTGCAATTTTTCCCAATTCTAGCCCCATCCATAATGGTAACATTGGGACCAATCCAACTTCCTTCTCCGATCTCCACATCCCCTGCAATAGTAGTAAAAGGTTCTACAATTACATTTTTGCTGATTTTTGCACGTTTATCTACGGCCGCTAATTGATGAATCATTTAATCAACTTTATTTTTTGCAACTTGAGCCATTAATTCGGCCTCTACAGCCACAGTATCTCCTACATATCCGTATCCCTGCATATGAACGATACCTCTTCTGATAGGCTCTATCAACTCAATTTTGAAAATCATTGTATCTCCCGGAACTACTTTTCTTTTAAACTTTACTTTATCCATTTTTATGAAATAAGTAGAATAGTTTTCAGGATCCGGAACACTCGCTAAAACTAATATTCCTCCCGTCTGTGCTAAAGCTTCCACTTGTAAAACTCCAGGCATTACCGGTTCTTTTGGAAAGTGTCCAACAAAGAATGGCTCATTCATTGTTACATTTTTCAATCCTACAACATGAGAATCGGAAAGTTCAAGAACTTTATCGATCAATAAAAACGGAGGTCTGTGTGGCATCAATTTCATAATTCCATTGATATCAAAAACAGGCTCTTTTGTAAGATCAAAATCAGGAACATTTTTCTTTTTCTGTAATTTCCACTGACGATTCAATTTTTTCGCAAATTGAGTATTTACAAAATGTCCCGGCTTATTGGCAATTACTTTTCCTTTAATTTTAACTCCAGCTAAAGCTAAATCACCAATCACATCAAGTAATTTATGTCTAGCAGCTTCGTTCGGATAATTTAATGTAAGATTATCCAGTATACCATTAGGTCTGATAGAAACATTGTCTTTACCAAAGGCTTTTTTCAATTTTTCAGTGGTATCCGGAGTCAGATCTTTATCTACATAAACAATCGCATTTGAAATATCCCCCCCTTTAATCAGGCCATGATCTAAAAGCATTTCCAGCTCATGTAAAAAACTAAATGTTCTTGCGGATGAAATCTCCTCTTTAAATTCAGAAATATTTTTTAGAGTAGCATTTTGGGTTCCTAATACTTTAGTTCCAAAATCTACCATCGTTGTAATTTCGTAATTATCCGATGGAATGATTGTTATCTCAGAACCTGTAGCAGGATCTGTATAACTTAGAACTTCTTTTACCACCAGATATTCTCTGGCAATTGCCTGCTCTACAATGCCAACACTTTCTATGGCTTCAACAAAAAACTTTGAAGATCCATCTAAAATTGGAGGTTCAGAAGCATCCATTTCTAATATTGCATTGTCTATATCACAACCTACTAAGGCTGCAAGAAGGTGTTCGCAAGTATTGATTTTTACTCCTAGTTTTTCTAATGTTGTTCCTCTTTCAGTTGCTACAACATAATTAACATCAGCTTCAACCTGAGGGTGTCCCTCCAAGTCGGTTCTAACAAAAACAAAACCCGTATTTTCTTTAGCAGGTTTAATGGTAAGTTTTACTTCTTTACCGGTATGAAGGCCAATTCCAGAAAGAGTAACCTCTTCCTGAAGTGTTTTTTGCATATCACTCATTAGTATTATCTTTTGAGGTATTCTCAAGATTATTTATTCGTCCTACAATTTCAGTAAAGTTTCTGAAATGAACATAATTTCTAAGGTAGTCATTATAACTTATTGCCGGAGAACCGTACAATGTTTCTTTGTCACTTACACTGGAGTTCACTCCACTTTGCGCCTGGATTTTTACCTGATTGCCAATTTTAATGTGACCAACCACTCCTACCTGTCCACCAATCTGATTCCAGTCACCAATAGTTGTAGATCCTGCAATTCCAGCCTGAGCTGCAATTACATTATTCTGACCAATCTTCACATTGTGCGCAATCTGGATTAAGTTATCTATTTTAGTTCCTTTTCCAATAATAGTAGAGCCAATAGTTGCTCTGTCTATACTACAATTTGAACCAATCTCCACATCATCCTCAATAATAACATTTCCAAGCTGAGGAATTTTCTTAAATCCTTCAGCAGTAGGTTGGAAACCGAATCCATCTCCCCCCACAACGGTATTGGAATGGATTACACAATTGTCTCCGATAATGCAGTAATCATAAATTCTGGCACCACTATCGATCTTACAGTTTTTCCCAATCTTTACCCCTTTACCAATATATACTTGTGGATAGATTAGAGTTCCTTCGCCTATCTTAGCTTTTTCAGAAACATAAGTAAATGCTCCTATATATACTTTATCAGCAATAACAGCAGTATCATGGATAGATGCTCCGTCTTCAACGCCTTCTTTTTTACCCTGCATTTCCTGATACAAATTCATCAGAACCTGAAAAGAAAGGTAGGCATCCTTTACGGCAATAATAGTAGGATTGTAAAAATCTTTTACAATAAGTTTTTCAGAAGCAATTATTACTGAGCATTTTGAAGTATCCAAATAATGAGAGAACCGATCTTGTGCTATAAAAGAAAGATGTCCTGATTCCCCATTTTCAATTGGTGAAACGCCATTAATAAGTGCATTTTCGTCACCTATTATTTTTCCGTCAATAAAACTTGCAATTTGCGAAGCTGTAAATTCCATATTCTGCAAAGATAAGAAATTCTATTATTCGTAAACATTTTTTAGTTTTCGGATCGGTAATTTTAATATTATTTAAGAAATTATTTTAGAAAAATCTCTGGGAAATGTTAAAATATACCGGGTCGTCTTGTTTACAATTAACCCCGATAGAAGCTGATCCTCAGACTCATCCAGTCGTATTTTTTCACCATTTTTCTGCAATAGGTAAATGGGTTGCATTTTTGTATTGTAAGGCAGAAGTTTTCTCTTAATCTCGTGAACTAACTCGGCTCCGTTATCAATTTCAAAAAGCTCGTTAGTATTTTTTATTTTTTCCTCAACAAAAGTTTTTTCAAAAGGATGTGATGAGATGATGGTTTTAGGAAGCTCTCTCTTAATCACACATTTACACCAATATGCCAGTATAAAATCATCAGACTTTTGCCATAATTTCATGGCTTGAATTACATCATTATCGTCCAATTGAGTAAATCTTTCAACATCTTCATCTGTAGCCTCACCTTTTTCTCTGTTTAAAAAATATTTCAAGTTTTCAGTAGCAGGTAAATCTATTCCCTGGGAAACTAAATATTTTGCTCTTTCCAGAATCTTAACTAATATAAATTCGGCTAAAGCTGATGTTTTATGGTAATAAACCTGCCAATACATAAACATCCTTGCAGTCAAAAAATTCTCAATCGAATAAATTCCTTTAGCATCGATCACCAATTCGCCTTCCTCACAAACATTCATCATAGAGATGATCCTTTGTGTATTAATATTCCCTTCAGAAACTCCCGTAAAAAAACTATCTCTTTTTAAGTAATCTAAACGGTCAACATCCAATTGAGAAGAGATGAGCTGATTAAAAAACTTTCTATGATACTTCCCCTGAAACATTTCAATTGCAACGGATAGCTGACCATCAAATTTTTCATTTAACCTATTCATTAGCAAAAGTGACAAGTTTTCATGATGCCAGTCATCCATTAGCATATTCTCTAATGCATGGGAAAAAGGACCATGACCAATATCATGCATTAAAATTGCCAACATTGCTCCTTTTTCTTCTTCATCTGATATTTTAACCCCTTTTTGCTTTAAAGTTTCAAGAGCAGTGAACATCAAATGCATGGCTCCAATAGCATGATGAAATCTCGTATGGGTAGCTCCGGGAAAAATTAAATTAAGAAGTCCCGTTTGAGAAATCCTTCTTAATCTCTGAAAATAGGGATGTTCAATAATATCAAATAAAATTTCGTGTGGAATCTTGATAAATCCGTGAACGGGATCGTTGATAATTTTAAGCTTATTTTGCATTTGAAAAACTGAAGTATTAGTAAACAAAGTTAGGGAAATTTAATCTTAGGTTTTATTTTCACAAATAATAGATCATAAAGTATAGATTTATATCTTTGAAATTATAATTAATGACAAGTGTAATGCGAGCGCTTTGTATTTTAGCTTTATTATTTTTAAGCACCTCCACTTTTTCTGCCCAAACAATTTCCGAAAACCAAAAACTGGAATCTCTGTGTAAAGTATGGGGATTTTTAAAATATTACCATCCCAATGTAGCCAATGGTAAATTTGATTGGGATCAACAGTTGATTCAGAAAATAGATGAGCTAAAAACAGTCCATACTAAAAGTCAGCTCAATTTTTTATATTCCCGATGGCTCAATAATCTTGGAACCGTTGAAAAATGTACTTTATGTACACTGGACAATAATAAAGTGTACTTCCGTAAAAATCTCAATCTAGATTGGAGTAAAGACAAAAATATTTTCACATCAGATGTGATTAAAAAACTTCAATTCATTGAAGAGAATCGGTACATTGGCACTCCCTACTACTTTGGAACAGGTGGAAGAAAAATATTTTTCAGAAATGATGATTCTCTGGGCTCAAGTTTCACTTCAAATTCGATTGCGCTTTTAGAATTATTCAGATATTGGAATTTTGTTGAATACTTCTTTCCTTATAAATATGAAACAGATCAAAACTGGAATGATGTTTTAGAAGAAATGATTCCCAAATTCCTTACCATAGATAATGATGTACATTATCATTTGACATTAGCAGAACTCGTTACAAAAACTGATGATTCTCACGCCTTCCTGTTTTCACCATTAATCAGCTTAAACCAATACGGACGTAGAAAAATTCCTGTAGAATATTCTTACGCAGAAGGAAAACTTATCGTCACAAAAGTGAATTCCAATAAGTATAAAGAAGAATCCATTTTGAAAGAAGGAGATATCATCTACGACATCAACGGGAAAACGATTCCACAAATGGTCAATGCCTTTTCAAAATACATTCCTGCATCAAATACATGGGGAAAAATAAAGAAAGTAAAAAACCTTTTTCTTTTTTCCAATAGGGATAGCATAGAGATCAAATTAGAAAGGGATGAACAAAATATAGTCTTAAAAGCAAAAACCTATCTTCTAAAAGATATTATTTACGACAAGAAGGCAACTCCTGAAAAATGGCAATTTTATGATGCAGAAAAAAAAATCGGATATGTCAATATGGAGATTATAGAAAAAGAAGATTTGAATGAAATGTATCAAAATTTAAAAACAACTGAATCCATTATCTTCGATTTAAGAAACTATCCCAGACAAACGATAAGGCCATTAAGTTTGTTACTCCTTCCTAAAACAAGTATATATTATCAGTTCAATTTTCCTGAAACTACCTATCCCGGTCTTTTTTACAGCAGAAAAAATAGTATTGGAAGAAAAAATGATGATTATTATAAAGGAAATGTAGTAGTTTTGGTAGATGAGAATACCCAAAGCCAAGCTGAAACTACCACAATGATGTTTAAGCAACATCCTCGGGCAAAAATAATAGGAAGCAATACTTCCGGAGCCAATGGGGATGTGATCCGGTTTAAAATTGCTGGCCTGGAAACCAGCTTTTCTGGTCTTGGAGCTTACTATCCTGATCAGAGAGAAACTCAAAGAATTGGAATTATTC is a window from the Chryseobacterium sp. T16E-39 genome containing:
- the efp gene encoding elongation factor P, encoding MATSNDIRKGLCIEYSNDIFKVIEFLHVKPGKGPAFVRTKLKSVTNGKVIDNTFSAGHKIDEVKVITRKFQYLYDDENGFHFMNNDDFSQLYINKEMIENAQFMKAGEEVTIILKEADETPLSAELPQSVFLDVIEADPGVKGNTATNALKNAIVETGARVMVPLFIEPGDKIKVSTEDGSYLERVK
- the lpxA gene encoding acyl-ACP--UDP-N-acetylglucosamine O-acyltransferase, encoding MIHQLAAVDKRAKISKNVIVEPFTTIAGDVEIGEGSWIGPNVTIMDGARIGKNCRIFPGTVISAIPQDLKFDGEDTQVIIGDETTIRECVTVNRGTKALGFTKIGKNCLIMATSHIAHDCVIGDHVIIVNGCGIAGHVEIGDYTVMGGLSAVHQFGKIGKHVMISGGTLVRKDIPPYVKVAREPMAYAGINSVGLRRRGFTNEKIFEIQKIYRAIFQMKMNVSQAITHIEKEMLPTAERDEILQFIQNSPRGIVKGYGTGKE
- a CDS encoding HD domain-containing protein; translated protein: MQNKLKIINDPVHGFIKIPHEILFDIIEHPYFQRLRRISQTGLLNLIFPGATHTRFHHAIGAMHLMFTALETLKQKGVKISDEEEKGAMLAILMHDIGHGPFSHALENMLMDDWHHENLSLLLMNRLNEKFDGQLSVAIEMFQGKYHRKFFNQLISSQLDVDRLDYLKRDSFFTGVSEGNINTQRIISMMNVCEEGELVIDAKGIYSIENFLTARMFMYWQVYYHKTSALAEFILVKILERAKYLVSQGIDLPATENLKYFLNREKGEATDEDVERFTQLDDNDVIQAMKLWQKSDDFILAYWCKCVIKRELPKTIISSHPFEKTFVEEKIKNTNELFEIDNGAELVHEIKRKLLPYNTKMQPIYLLQKNGEKIRLDESEDQLLSGLIVNKTTRYILTFPRDFSKIIS
- a CDS encoding bifunctional UDP-3-O-[3-hydroxymyristoyl] N-acetylglucosamine deacetylase/3-hydroxyacyl-ACP dehydratase, producing MSDMQKTLQEEVTLSGIGLHTGKEVKLTIKPAKENTGFVFVRTDLEGHPQVEADVNYVVATERGTTLEKLGVKINTCEHLLAALVGCDIDNAILEMDASEPPILDGSSKFFVEAIESVGIVEQAIAREYLVVKEVLSYTDPATGSEITIIPSDNYEITTMVDFGTKVLGTQNATLKNISEFKEEISSARTFSFLHELEMLLDHGLIKGGDISNAIVYVDKDLTPDTTEKLKKAFGKDNVSIRPNGILDNLTLNYPNEAARHKLLDVIGDLALAGVKIKGKVIANKPGHFVNTQFAKKLNRQWKLQKKKNVPDFDLTKEPVFDINGIMKLMPHRPPFLLIDKVLELSDSHVVGLKNVTMNEPFFVGHFPKEPVMPGVLQVEALAQTGGILVLASVPDPENYSTYFIKMDKVKFKRKVVPGDTMIFKIELIEPIRRGIVHMQGYGYVGDTVAVEAELMAQVAKNKVD
- the lpxD gene encoding UDP-3-O-(3-hydroxymyristoyl)glucosamine N-acyltransferase encodes the protein MEFTASQIASFIDGKIIGDENALINGVSPIENGESGHLSFIAQDRFSHYLDTSKCSVIIASEKLIVKDFYNPTIIAVKDAYLSFQVLMNLYQEMQGKKEGVEDGASIHDTAVIADKVYIGAFTYVSEKAKIGEGTLIYPQVYIGKGVKIGKNCKIDSGARIYDYCIIGDNCVIHSNTVVGGDGFGFQPTAEGFKKIPQLGNVIIEDDVEIGSNCSIDRATIGSTIIGKGTKIDNLIQIAHNVKIGQNNVIAAQAGIAGSTTIGDWNQIGGQVGVVGHIKIGNQVKIQAQSGVNSSVSDKETLYGSPAISYNDYLRNYVHFRNFTEIVGRINNLENTSKDNTNE
- a CDS encoding S41 family peptidase, translating into MTSVMRALCILALLFLSTSTFSAQTISENQKLESLCKVWGFLKYYHPNVANGKFDWDQQLIQKIDELKTVHTKSQLNFLYSRWLNNLGTVEKCTLCTLDNNKVYFRKNLNLDWSKDKNIFTSDVIKKLQFIEENRYIGTPYYFGTGGRKIFFRNDDSLGSSFTSNSIALLELFRYWNFVEYFFPYKYETDQNWNDVLEEMIPKFLTIDNDVHYHLTLAELVTKTDDSHAFLFSPLISLNQYGRRKIPVEYSYAEGKLIVTKVNSNKYKEESILKEGDIIYDINGKTIPQMVNAFSKYIPASNTWGKIKKVKNLFLFSNRDSIEIKLERDEQNIVLKAKTYLLKDIIYDKKATPEKWQFYDAEKKIGYVNMEIIEKEDLNEMYQNLKTTESIIFDLRNYPRQTIRPLSLLLLPKTSIYYQFNFPETTYPGLFYSRKNSIGRKNDDYYKGNVVVLVDENTQSQAETTTMMFKQHPRAKIIGSNTSGANGDVIRFKIAGLETSFSGLGAYYPDQRETQRIGIIPDIIIKPTLKGIKQGKDEVLERALEYVKNGH